In Micropterus dolomieu isolate WLL.071019.BEF.003 ecotype Adirondacks linkage group LG01, ASM2129224v1, whole genome shotgun sequence, the sequence aaaacaaaacaacttagTGTCACCCCCCCCCCAGACTGGGTTTACAATGCTGCCTgtaattcctttttttttgtcccattTAACCCGAACAAACTTCTCTATAATAGAGCTGCACCAGCTTTCCCCCAACGTGATGTTCATGATATGGTGTGATGTTCATGATATGTACGTGTTGTAAGTGATGAGCGTCTGCACTTGAACGTACTCTTAGCTTGAGTCCTGCTGAATATTCCTTTATTCTCCTCCTTCACTGTAAAAGCGACGTCTCGTTCCACAACCAGGTGAGTTCATTGTTTCTAGTCACGTCGCTGCCGACGCCAGCGCTGCTGTAACAATGAAGCTGTGGGAGGTGGCGATGCCGCCCGTCGTCTCCAGAGGTCTAAGTCCGTTAAAAttcatcattaaaaaaataaaaagtaacaataagcCAGTAAGGACAAGCTGTTGTGCCACCATTCGGGTGGTGCAGGTAGTCAGGCCATCCGTGGCAGAGGATGGGGCTATCTGAGTCCAGCCCTCGAGGTCATCCACTCAAGGCCTTGGCATAAACTGGAGAAACAATGGAGACGTGTCAGTGAAGGTATATTTCACGGATGGCTGCAAACATAATATACTAGTGATGGTAGACTTTATGAAGCTTTAGGGCTTTAAATGCAGCACGCACAGTGACACCTGGTGGTTTGCAGGATTCACAGCAGCCCTTCAGTACTTGTTTAAATCTTACATCCATGTAATTAAAAGTCCAAACAGCCTATGTGTTATTTATCTATTACACTTGACCATACAGTATTGTATTACAATGTTTTTGTTGACACCAAATATAATGTGCAGAAGGTGCAATATTTATTaggcaaaatgtccttttaaattgaatattgtcatcctggcctacacatcatattctacagactcaTGAAAACATTATTTGATACGGATCTctgcaaaaatcacaccataataaatcatttaaatgtttttcagtgaaaatgagaataattatgttaaaattaccttcttcttcttatctTACACATCCCTTAAACCTATCATTTAGCTGTAAAACTACTAAAAAATTTGACACAAACAACTTATTGTGAAACCAGCTTTGGTGAAACAAACTGAAGCTTGCACAACAAAGAAATACTTGCTGAACTGCTGCCACTCACTACACAGTGACAAAACATCTGTACACgtcttttaataaataaacctgtctttgttttttcttgtacAGGAAACATGTCATTGATTGTACTCTACATCCTTAACAAGATCAGTTCAACACGACTCTAGGTCTGTGTGGTTGGGATCTTGACTGAATTTCTAATGTCTCATCCCTGAATTAATTAAATCCGTCACTCCGTGTGTCCACTGCTGTGTGCCATGGCCAACATAAATCTCTTACCCCTCTCCTGTAAGTGCACAGCAGGACTGTATGTGCCAGGGGTGGTCTTTGATGGAGCTCAGGGTGAGGTATTTGGAGATCTCCGCTGCAGACATACAGTCCTTCATATCCTGCTTATTGGCAAATATCAACACAGCTGCTTTCCGCAGGTCCTGAGGGGAGGCAAAGGAGAGAACAAAGAGACCAACTATACTCTGTATAGTTCTGTATAGTCTACTTCCTTATGGCCATACCAAGTCGTGTTTAGATCTTACCTCATGCGCCAACATCCTGTAGAGCTCCTCTTTCGAGATGGCCAGCCTCTCTCGGTCTGTGCTGTCCACCACCAAAATGATGAACTGCAGAGTCGTGAGGCAGAAGCCACACAAGAGTGAGCGAACTCTTTTCAAAAAGACATTTACAGCACAGAAATGCAACACAGCGGGTGGGCATTTCCAGGCCAAGAGCCTCACAATGAGCAATGGTGACCGCTATGCTAATGAGCCCTTTgtgaatgagagagagtgaCCCTGTATGACAAAAGACCAAAGGCACATTGGCTTGGGTGATATGTGAGAGACGGCATTTAGACCAAACGACACAGGAAGAAAGCTTCAACAATACACGTTATCCAACACGACTGTGACCCAGATCACAGCCGGGCATCCACAGGGTCTGACACCACGCTTCAATGAAAGGGTGAAGTTAATAAAGGAACTGTAGGGTTACTGCAATATATGATTCCTGTAGTACCCTAGGGCTCCTAGTAACTCTGTTGAAACAGACATTCAGGGCGTCAAGCCTTCTCTGCCTTAAATATAGGTATTTTCTAATAATTTTCTGTCACTTTATGGACAAAAAACGAATCAATTAATCGTGAGAATGATTGACAGATCTATCAATAATGAGATTAAGTGTTAGTTGCAGGCCTAGTCTcaacaacagtccaaaacccataAAAAGGTTTCAATTTACTGCCACATATGACAAAGaacagcagcaaatcctcatatATGAGGAGCTGAAAACATAGACTAGCCTTGGTGCTTGAAAAAGATTAAATTGATTATAAAAACAGTTGCTGATTAATTATCTATAAATTGACTAACCATTGGAGCTCACAATTTCAAATAGCTCCTtctgtccgaccaacagtcaaCCCCCtgcagatattcagtttactgccACGTAAGActgaaagcagcaaatcctcacatgtGAGGAGCTGGAACTAGAGAAAGAATTAATTTTATCTATGAATATTTATGAATCAAATAATTTCACCTCTAAAACATGACGGTGCTCTTTAACAGAGACGTGTGCGAGAGAAACAGTTGAGGAGTCAGTTCCCACGTCAatttatttacttgttttgCAGTCTGAATGGTCAGATGTTCATGTACAAGTGAGAAAGAGGTACGGGTAGTGAAAGTATGTTGCCTGTGAAGCTACAGTTAAACCGTCTGGCAGCTGTTGGGACAGCTCTCTTTAAAGGTCTCCCCCACATCTGCGTCTCCCACGACTCGCCCAGTTCTTCTACCTCCCTTTTCTCCAGAGCACTGCGGAGGTTGACCCTCGCTTTGCTTTCAGATGGGCCCCCTTGTGAAAAGGTGACCTCTGACTTGGGCGGCCCCTGCTGCCGTCTGTGCTCTgaacaaacacagcagctgcCACGTTCAGAAGAAAACCTGCTGCTGGACAATACCTCTGTCCCCCACGCCTGCTAGAAAGTAGTACAATGGTGTATTTCTCACCTCTGTATTAGAGTAGTAGGTGTTCCACGAGGATCTGAGAGACTCCTGCCCTCCTATATCCCACATCAGAAAGTGGGTGTTCTTCACCACTATTTCTTCCACGTTGCTTCCGATAGTGGGCGACGTGTGGACAACCTCGCTCATCAGACTTGAAACAGAATCGTAAAGTCAGTTTGTGAAAGTTCAGATACAAGAAGGATCCAACTGTATCCAAAAAACTACTTACAATTGGTAGAGTATAGTGGTTTTCCCTGCATTATCTAGTCCAACGATGATCACTTTGTGCTCTGCAAAACAAACAGTGTATTAACTATGGGATTTCCAGGATGTgcgaaaaaaatattttcaaggAGGACAATATTAttaagaaaacactaaaaacaataagTGGCACTGAGTATGCCATCAAGTATATACGGGTTCAGTCTATACAGTGCATTCCTGTCTGTTCATAATCATTAAGGCTGAACTTATTTCCTTCCTTAAAACTCCCTGGCCTCCTTTTTCTGAGAGTCGCTGAAACTAGAGTCACATTCATAAGGAAGAAAAACCAGCTAATAACAGCAAAGGGTTTGACAGCGGACAAACATAACGGACTAAATGCAGAATCAGAGCTGACACCGATGTGCCAAAATATCCCACTTTAGTGTCTTGACTTTTCCGCCCTTCTGAGGCCTGTGGCTGCCAAGGAGGAAGGAAGTGCGGTCAGAGGGCTCGCAGTCCTGACCGTCTCTGTGAACCACACTGGGTGACGGAGGATGTTACATGTCTATTGCTTCCTAAGAGAGAAGCTACACCCTGTGACCCTCACAGTACAATGTCCCATCATGAAATCTGAATTTCAAATGATGTAAAATAAGATGAacatttctaaaacagtaatgtaATTCTTTAGACTTGAGGTTTATAAGGCTAAATATTGTCAATATTAAACTGGCTGCAAGATAGTATCTTTGACATTGATGTGTTGGTCTTCTACCACAAAATGAAGCCCTTTTTTTAAGCACAGTAAGACACCGCTTGTTTTTATGCAGCACAAGAAGCAGAAAAATATTTCACCACAGAATAAAGCAACACAAATAACATTaagacacatttaaaagtgCAATCACACAACTGCCAGTACCAGTACTTCTATTCTGATTACCTACTTACCAACCAGGAAATCTAATCTGACCGTGTTGATTACATGTAATCAGATAAATACCCTGTTGCTGACAATTTCAGACCTCACTGGTAATTTCTTTTAACAGTGAATGCAATCTGACACTGGGGACAGTTAGGAGCAAATGTAGAAGTGAAAACAAGTCTCAAAGGCCACAGTACTACACACACAGGCCAAATGGATTAAGATAAGGCATTCatataaatatttcactatcaAATGACAATAACAACCATTACAGTAGTACATAACATGATATGCTCAAAAACTCTTTGTTCACATATTGGAATATACAAAAGAACcaccaacaaaaacacaccctTACTATGAACCCTGCATCTTAAAATTGGTCACACACGAGTGAAACACATACAGGTAATCTGGGTTATTATGGTGAAAGTGTGGGATTATCCATGCTCTTTGTTgcccttttccctctttttacatcttctgtttttattccactttctggactgggaaaaaaaaaaaaaaaaaaaaaggacctgGACGagaatatttacaataaacatCTTCCTAGAAAGGCAGGGGGAAGGGTTGTGTAATGTGATGTGTCCTGGAAAGTAAAGTTAAAGCAGATTAACAACTCGATGAAAACGCTGCTGATGGCTTACTGTGACTTAAGGTAATCATGTTAGTTGACAAACTCATAAACAGATTGACTAGAGTGGTTGACAAAGATGCAGGgctttttaaatgtctgttacGCTGGttaaac encodes:
- the arl8 gene encoding ADP-ribosylation factor-like 8 is translated as MGLIFAKLWSFFCNQEHKVIIVGLDNAGKTTILYQFLMSEVVHTSPTIGSNVEEIVVKNTHFLMWDIGGQESLRSSWNTYYSNTEFIILVVDSTDRERLAISKEELYRMLAHEDLRKAAVLIFANKQDMKDCMSAAEISKYLTLSSIKDHPWHIQSCCALTGEGLCQGLEWMTSRAGLR